A single Candidatus Aegiribacteria sp. DNA region contains:
- the fusA gene encoding elongation factor G, with the protein MSKSLSDRIRNIGIMAHIDAGKTTATERILYYSGIVHRLGDVDHGTAAMDWMPQEKERGITIQSAATTFVWKSHQINLIDTPGHVDFTAEVERSLRVLDGAVAIFCAVGGVEPQSETVWHQADRYNVPRIAFVNKMDRQGADFSRVLEMIRDMLGAKPVPVMLPIGSGTGFSGIIDIIEGHAVYFDETSQGARFSIEEIPVEYRAQYEELRDTLWETAAMLDETAMEKYFNGDLSSEDVRKLIRIGTISGMFVPVLCGAALKNIGIQQLMDAIVDWLPSPSELPSVTGLLRDGFNTEIERRLDIPFTALVFKVQNDLHLGKLAFMRVYSGMIKDGAHVLNNRTGKKERLTRLVRMHANKRNHLDSVQAGDIAAAGLKDVVTGDTLTLQTNPVVLESIVFPDPVMQMAIEPISTSDEKKLNDALSSLSGEDPSFRVGIDEESGQTLIKGMGELHLEVIADRIQREYGISVRTGKPQVSYRESISREATGSGEFSRSIQGRGHFGHALLKVSPAESGIEFVNALDNNKLPEHFADAIKRGVMGSVGAGPLAGFSLDGVKIELLEAEIHATDSTETGYSYAGAMALRECLKIGKPVLREPVMRLDIICPSNCIGEVIGDVNSRRGSIESMEPRGEVQSINARVPLAELFGYSSALRSLTQGRAGFSMQFYDYALIAENITRELLEQMGISSLHMGW; encoded by the coding sequence ATGAGCAAATCCCTGTCTGACAGAATCCGGAATATAGGCATCATGGCACACATTGATGCCGGCAAGACAACTGCCACCGAGCGGATATTGTACTATTCAGGAATAGTACACCGTCTCGGTGATGTCGATCATGGAACCGCAGCAATGGATTGGATGCCCCAGGAAAAAGAGAGAGGCATCACGATTCAATCCGCAGCAACCACATTCGTATGGAAATCTCACCAGATCAATCTGATTGATACTCCCGGTCATGTGGATTTTACAGCCGAGGTTGAGAGAAGCCTGAGGGTTCTGGATGGAGCAGTTGCGATATTCTGTGCTGTAGGCGGCGTTGAACCTCAATCAGAAACCGTCTGGCATCAGGCTGACAGGTACAATGTTCCCAGGATTGCTTTCGTTAACAAAATGGATAGACAGGGAGCGGATTTTTCAAGAGTACTTGAGATGATTCGAGACATGCTGGGCGCGAAGCCGGTACCGGTAATGCTTCCCATAGGCAGCGGGACCGGTTTTTCCGGAATAATCGATATCATCGAAGGCCATGCGGTTTATTTTGATGAAACATCACAGGGTGCCAGGTTCAGCATTGAAGAGATTCCGGTTGAGTACAGAGCTCAATATGAGGAGTTGCGGGATACTCTCTGGGAAACAGCAGCAATGCTTGATGAGACTGCCATGGAGAAATACTTCAATGGTGATCTGAGTTCTGAGGATGTCAGAAAACTTATCCGAATCGGTACGATTTCCGGAATGTTCGTTCCTGTCCTTTGTGGTGCTGCGCTGAAGAATATAGGTATTCAGCAACTCATGGACGCTATAGTAGACTGGCTTCCATCTCCATCCGAGTTACCTTCGGTGACAGGGCTTTTAAGAGATGGATTCAATACGGAGATTGAACGCAGACTCGATATTCCATTCACAGCGCTGGTTTTCAAGGTTCAGAATGACCTTCATCTTGGGAAACTCGCATTCATGAGAGTTTATTCCGGAATGATAAAAGATGGTGCTCATGTATTGAATAACAGAACCGGAAAGAAGGAGAGACTTACCAGACTCGTTAGAATGCATGCGAACAAGAGAAATCATCTGGACAGTGTTCAGGCTGGTGATATAGCAGCAGCAGGATTAAAAGATGTCGTTACAGGAGATACGCTTACGCTTCAAACCAATCCTGTTGTTCTTGAATCCATCGTTTTTCCAGATCCGGTAATGCAAATGGCAATTGAACCAATAAGCACCTCTGATGAAAAAAAACTCAATGACGCCCTCTCATCACTTTCAGGTGAGGATCCAAGTTTCAGGGTAGGTATTGATGAAGAATCCGGACAGACTTTGATCAAGGGAATGGGTGAGCTTCACCTGGAGGTAATAGCCGACAGAATTCAGCGAGAATACGGAATTTCGGTGAGAACAGGGAAACCCCAGGTTTCATACAGAGAAAGCATTTCACGCGAGGCAACCGGTTCGGGTGAATTCAGCAGATCCATTCAGGGCAGAGGGCATTTCGGACATGCTTTGCTCAAAGTATCACCTGCAGAATCCGGTATAGAATTCGTTAATGCACTGGATAATAATAAACTTCCGGAGCATTTCGCGGATGCCATAAAAAGAGGTGTTATGGGGTCGGTCGGTGCCGGCCCGCTGGCGGGTTTCTCCCTGGATGGAGTTAAAATTGAGCTTCTGGAAGCTGAGATCCATGCAACGGACTCCACTGAAACAGGATATTCCTATGCCGGGGCAATGGCCCTTCGGGAGTGTTTGAAAATCGGTAAACCTGTTCTGAGGGAACCGGTTATGAGGCTTGATATCATATGCCCGTCCAACTGTATTGGAGAAGTGATAGGTGATGTCAATTCCCGGCGGGGCAGTATTGAAAGCATGGAACCCAGAGGAGAGGTACAGTCAATTAACGCAAGGGTTCCCCTTGCGGAACTTTTTGGTTATAGTAGCGCCCTGCGTTCACTAACGCAGGGCCGTGCTGGTTTTTCAATGCAATTCTATGATTATGCGCTGATTGCAGAGAACATCACACGAGAACTACTTGAGCAGATGGGCATTTCCAGCCTGCATATGGGCTGGTGA